One genomic region from Ptychodera flava strain L36383 chromosome 14, AS_Pfla_20210202, whole genome shotgun sequence encodes:
- the LOC139149769 gene encoding monocarboxylate transporter 2-like, producing MAAARPPNPPPDGGWGWAVTAGAFITLFFTNGLPQSFGVFFVEFRDYFQASAKSVSLIGALLLSMIFFTSPISAGLANTKGCRPIAMVGGVLASLSLIISSFAPGLKFLYVFMGILTGFGFSLGFVPSLGIVAQYFKKKYIMATAVSLSGVALGTIIFPPLCNRMINKYGWRSSLFLLGAMTMNILVGSALFRPLNPTQVETDEESSCSDSEADSISRLDAESTDVESASDSSESEDSTITKRKGRTKEIKASASNGKPKALDISVFKSYRYLLICVICVLIGMSFVTSVIFLVPYATSRGIPLKMAAYLMSVFGLVNFLGRLLQGILANAGLLTPTKFLCIHLLVITVANFLIPSGKSYAAFVAYAVFAGLSMAGTSALFPALIRGMVGDEKFQSGVGLSQIFVGSGTFLGPVISGTLIDKTGGFKAAFMFSGFLAVLSFVLMLLEPVLHKLELAKELKKESEEMDLEKEIEITKAE from the exons ATGGCCGCTGCCAGACCACCAAATCCCCCTCCCGACGGAGGCTGGGGTTGGGCCGTTACCGCCGGTGCCTTCATCACATTGTTCTTCACCAATGGGCTGCCGCAGTCGTTCGGTGTGTTCTTTGTTGAGTTTCGTGACTACTTTCAAGCCAGCGCCAAGTCAGTGTCCCTCATTGGAGCCCTCCTGCTCAGTATGATTTTCTTCACGA GTCCCATCAGCGCTGGCTTAGCGAACACAAAAGGTTGTCGACCCATCGCCATGGTTGGCGGGGTACTGGCATCACTGAGTCTCATTATTAGCTCCTTCGCTCcgggtttgaaatttctctaCGTTTTCATGGGCATCCTTACAG GATTTGGTTTTAGTTTAGGCTTCGTTCCCAGTTTAGGCATTGTCGCGCAGTACTTCAAGAAAAAATACATCATGGCTACTGCCGTTTCACTGTCGGGCGTGGCGCTCGGGACCATCATATTTCCTCCTCTTTGTAATCGAATGATAAACAAGTACGGCTGGAGATCTTCACTTTTTCTACTGGGGGCAATGACTATGAATATTCTTGTTGGTTCGGCTTTGTTCAGACCTCTCAATCCGACCCAAGTAGAAACCGACGAAGAATCCTCGTGTTCTGATTCTGAGGCAGATTCGATCTCAAGGCTTGACGCTGAGTCGACGGATGTTGAATCGGCGTCTGATTCATCCGAATCAGAAGATAGTACGATCACCAAGAGGAAGGGTAGAACCAAGGAAATTAAAGCCAGTGCCTCAAATGGAAAGCCAAAGGCTTTGGATATTTCAGTGTTTAAGTCTTATCGTTACCTCTTGATTTGTGTGATTTGCGTTCTGATAGGAATGTCGTTCGTCACTTCTGTCATTTTCTTGGTGCCATATGCGACGTCTCGAGGTATACCACTCAAGATGGCGGCTTACCTGATGTCTGTCTTTGGTTTGGTCAACTTCCTCGGAAGACTTCTCCAGGGGATCTTAGCCAACGCGGGTTTACTCACACCAACGAAATTCCTCTGCATACATCTGTTGGTTATCACCGTCGCCAACTTCCTGATTCCCTCTGGCAAGTCGTACGCGGCTTTTGTTGCCTATGCTGTGTTTGCTGGTTTGAGTATGGCCGGAACATCAGCGCTTTTCCCCGCCTTGATAAGAGGAATGGTAGGGGATGAGAAGTTTCAATCAGGAGTCGGATTGTCCCAGATATTCGTCGGGTCAGGTACATTTCTTGGACCGGTAATATCAg GAACGCTCATTGACAAAACTGGAGGATTTAAGGCCGCCTTCATGTTTTCTGGATTTTTGGCAGTCTTGAGTTTTGTGCTGATGTTGCTTGAACCAGTTCTCcacaaacttgaacttgcaaAGGAGCTGAAAAAAGAGAGTGAAGAGATGGACTTAGAGAAGGAAATCGAAATTACAAAAGctgaatga